CAGCGCGGTCCTCACCGGGCGGCGGCTGCTCGTCACGCTCGACGACGAGGTGGTCCTGCGCGCCGGGCAGACCCTGCGGGTCGTGTCCCGCTGACGGCGGCCCGCGGCGGCCCGGACGGGGGTCGGGCCGCCGCGGGGCGCTCCCGGCACGGCCGGCGCGGCGGCCGCCGGCGTCCCGGCGGGCCTAGGGTGCGGCCGTGCCGCCCCCGCCGCCCCCGCCGCCCCCGCTGCCCCCGCAGCCCGCCCCGGTGCCGGGCGTCGCGTGGTCCGTCCACGTGCTCGCCGACGACGGTGCGGTGCTCGCGACCCGCGGGGCCGACGCCGTCGGGCCCGTGGCCAGCGCGGCGAAGCTGCTCCTGCTCGTCGAGGTGGCGCGGCGCCTCGACGCGGGGGACCTCCCCCCCACCGCGCTCCTCGAGCGGTCCGCCGCGGACGCGGTGGCGGACTCCGGGCTCTGGCAGCACCTGCGCGTCGCGGCGCTGCCGGTCGAGGACCTCGCGGTCCTCGTCGGGGCGGTGAGCGACAACCTCGCGACGAACGTGCTGCTGCGCGCCGTGGGCCTGCCCGCCCTCGACGCGCTGGCCGCGCGGCTGGGCCTGCGCGACACCCGGCTGCTCGACCGGGTCCGCGACGCGCGCGGGCCCGGCGACCCGCCCGTGCTCGCGCTCGGCACCGCGCGCGAGCTCTGCCTGCTGCTGCACGGCCTCGCCCGCGGCACGGTGGTGTCCCCTGCCGCGTCGGCGGCGGTCCTGCGGTGGCTGGGCACCGGCAGCGACCTCTCCATGGTCGCGTCGGCGCTGGGGCTCGACCCGCTCGCGCACGCGGGGGCGGACCGCGGCCTGCTGCTGCGGCACAAGACCGGCACCGACGAGGGCGTACGGGTCGACGCGGGTCACCTCGCCGGGCCGGCCGGCGGGCTCGCGTACGCCGTCGCGGCGCGGTGGTCGCCCGGCGTCCCCGCGCGCGACGCGGTGCTCGCCGCGATGGGCGCGTACGGGCGGGCCCTGCGCGCCGCG
The sequence above is a segment of the Vallicoccus soli genome. Coding sequences within it:
- a CDS encoding serine hydrolase, which translates into the protein MPPPPPPPPPLPPQPAPVPGVAWSVHVLADDGAVLATRGADAVGPVASAAKLLLLVEVARRLDAGDLPPTALLERSAADAVADSGLWQHLRVAALPVEDLAVLVGAVSDNLATNVLLRAVGLPALDALAARLGLRDTRLLDRVRDARGPGDPPVLALGTARELCLLLHGLARGTVVSPAASAAVLRWLGTGSDLSMVASALGLDPLAHAGADRGLLLRHKTGTDEGVRVDAGHLAGPAGGLAYAVAARWSPGVPARDAVLAAMGAYGRALRAAVGG